The Miscanthus floridulus cultivar M001 chromosome 7, ASM1932011v1, whole genome shotgun sequence genome includes a region encoding these proteins:
- the LOC136462293 gene encoding uncharacterized protein has product MEQPGQMLASQPGVGTREASSATRSRMIASSQKGSETSPRPQQRRRPCLQWLSIIGRMIYLICTGALLCSLTHCFQACICYSFQSLGAYCCQINLGMHNRM; this is encoded by the exons ATGGAGCAGCCCGGGCAAATGCTAGCGTCGCAGCCGGGCGTCGGCACGCGCGAGGCCTCCAGCGCGACCAGATCCAG GATGATTGCGTCCTCACAAAAAGGGTCGGAGACGTCACCCAGGCCTCAGCAGCGGAGGCGACCAT GTCTTCAGTGGTTATCTATCATAGGCAGAATGATCTACTTGATTTGCACTGGAGCATTACTTTGTTCTCTCACTCACTGCTTCCAGGCTTGCATATGTTACTCCTTCCAATCATTGGGTGCCTACT gctgccaaATTAATTTGGGAATGCATAACAGGATGTGA